From Caballeronia insecticola, a single genomic window includes:
- a CDS encoding MATE family efflux transporter, which translates to MLSDVRKIAALAWPVLIGQLAVIAFGVIDTAMVGRFSATDLAALGLGGSVYISVYIGLTGILVALQPIAGQLFGAGRESEIGEETRQALWLAAALTVIGFVVLYHPEPILSLARTPAALHDRTVDYLRILSFGLPASLAFRVYSSLANAVGKPRLVMFLQVGGLLLKFPLNTWFIFGGAGVPALGGPGCALASTLINWALAIVGMTLLFRVEFFRPFGIFSRFCWPVWRRQLALLRLGIPMGLSYLIEVTSYTFMALFISRFGTTTLAGHQIAGNLGAVLYMTPLSIGIASSTLVSQALGAQRYDDARSISRHGIGMACVLALVYGVLLIAARPQVIAAYTPDANVIAAAMPLVLIIFFYHLCDALQITTAFILRAYKVTFVPTLIYAIALWGIGLGGGYLLGFDVGGGVPAWLQGARGFWIANSASLGVAGVGLFLYWRRVSARHRPTVDAF; encoded by the coding sequence ATGCTGAGCGACGTGCGCAAGATCGCGGCGCTCGCGTGGCCGGTGCTGATCGGCCAGCTTGCGGTGATCGCGTTCGGCGTGATCGACACCGCGATGGTCGGCCGCTTCTCCGCCACCGATCTCGCCGCGCTCGGCCTCGGCGGCTCGGTTTATATCTCGGTGTATATCGGCCTCACGGGGATTCTCGTCGCGTTGCAGCCGATCGCCGGACAACTCTTCGGCGCGGGCCGCGAAAGCGAGATCGGCGAGGAAACGCGTCAGGCACTGTGGCTTGCCGCGGCGCTCACGGTGATCGGTTTCGTGGTGCTCTATCATCCCGAGCCGATTCTCTCCCTCGCCAGGACGCCGGCCGCGCTGCACGACCGCACCGTCGATTATTTGCGGATTCTCTCCTTCGGTCTGCCCGCGAGCCTCGCGTTCCGCGTCTACAGTTCGCTTGCGAATGCGGTCGGAAAGCCGCGGCTCGTGATGTTCCTGCAAGTCGGCGGCCTGCTGCTCAAGTTTCCGCTCAATACGTGGTTCATCTTCGGCGGCGCGGGCGTTCCGGCGCTCGGTGGTCCGGGCTGCGCGCTCGCGAGCACGCTCATCAACTGGGCGCTGGCGATCGTCGGCATGACCCTGCTGTTCAGAGTCGAGTTCTTCCGCCCGTTCGGCATTTTCTCGCGTTTCTGCTGGCCGGTCTGGCGGCGTCAGCTCGCGCTGCTCCGCCTGGGCATTCCGATGGGACTCTCCTATCTCATCGAAGTGACGTCGTACACGTTCATGGCGCTGTTCATTTCGCGCTTCGGCACGACCACGCTCGCCGGACACCAGATCGCGGGCAATCTCGGCGCGGTGCTCTATATGACGCCGCTGTCGATCGGCATTGCGTCGTCGACGCTCGTGTCGCAGGCGCTCGGCGCGCAACGCTACGACGACGCCCGATCGATCTCGCGTCACGGCATCGGCATGGCATGTGTGCTGGCGCTCGTGTACGGCGTGCTGCTGATCGCGGCGCGCCCGCAGGTGATCGCGGCCTATACGCCGGATGCGAACGTCATCGCGGCCGCGATGCCGCTCGTGCTCATCATCTTCTTCTATCACCTCTGCGACGCGCTGCAGATCACCACCGCGTTCATCCTGCGCGCGTACAAGGTCACGTTCGTGCCGACCCTGATCTATGCCATCGCGCTATGGGGCATTGGCCTGGGCGGCGGCTATCTGCTCGGCTTCGATGTCGGCGGCGGCGTGCCCGCGTGGCTGCAGGGCGCGCGCGGCTTCTGGATCGCGAACTCCGCGAGCCTGGGCGTCGCGGGCGTCGGGCTCTTCCTTTACTGGCGGCGCGTGAGCGCGCGTCATCGGCCGACCGTCGACGCGTTCTGA
- a CDS encoding type B 50S ribosomal protein L31, producing the protein MKEGIHPNYREVLFVDMSNDFRFVTRSTIQTRETAEFNGKSYPLAKIEVSSESHPFYTGQQKIMDTAGRVEKFNNKFARFSTKK; encoded by the coding sequence ATGAAAGAAGGCATTCACCCGAATTATCGCGAAGTCCTGTTCGTCGACATGTCGAACGACTTCCGCTTCGTGACCCGCTCGACCATCCAGACGCGCGAAACCGCCGAATTCAACGGCAAGAGCTATCCGCTCGCGAAGATCGAAGTGTCGTCGGAATCGCACCCGTTCTACACGGGCCAGCAGAAGATCATGGACACGGCCGGCCGCGTCGAGAAGTTCAACAACAAGTTCGCACGCTTCTCCACCAAGAAGTAA
- a CDS encoding ArnT family glycosyltransferase — MRSVVRLTASATSALPRWLLLAICITYASFGLFGRDPWKNEDAAGFGVMWTMANGDARDWLLPNLVGRAPTADGPLMYWLGASAIRLLSPWVDASNASRVVTGLLFCLACAFVWYSAYLLGRRDEAQPFKYAFGGEPEPRDYGRTLADGALLILLACFGLAERGHETTPQLAQFAGTAMLIYGLVRSLDKPIHGGLVWGAAIGVVGLSSSPVLVFALLLCTLAMTIIVKQVRALPLIIYGLPVAIVLIAAWVLPTLHFFPDDGAWWLRQWWRNSFYSFSGTPGSIFGYAIKNLPLFTWPAWPLAIWAFVSWGGQRRSPHVGVPLSIIGPLLLLLVLQAHETNRLFMLLLPPLSVLATFALPTLKRGAINAIDWFAMLSFTIIGSLVWLVWTAGMIGFPAPMARNLARLVPGFHPEFKLLSFVCAVAVTVCWFMLARWRLARHPKVLWRSVVLSSAGTTLMWVLLMTLWLPVVNYSRTYRDVAEQIADHLPSDYNCISPVRLGDAQIATFAYFGGMHFAFDEDCDVILRQDRSDYGEPSSMSAFVWKLVWEGRRVADRDERFRLYVRIERPTPPAKKPLRPKSLHREQ, encoded by the coding sequence ATGCGATCTGTCGTTCGTCTGACCGCCTCCGCCACTAGCGCCCTGCCGCGCTGGCTGCTGCTCGCCATCTGTATCACCTACGCTTCGTTCGGCCTGTTCGGCCGCGACCCGTGGAAGAACGAAGACGCGGCAGGTTTCGGCGTGATGTGGACAATGGCCAACGGCGACGCGCGCGACTGGCTGCTGCCGAATCTCGTCGGCCGCGCCCCGACCGCCGATGGCCCGCTCATGTACTGGCTCGGCGCATCGGCCATTCGTCTGCTGAGCCCGTGGGTCGACGCGAGCAATGCCTCGCGCGTGGTCACCGGCCTGCTGTTCTGTCTGGCCTGCGCTTTCGTCTGGTATTCGGCTTATCTGCTCGGCCGGCGCGATGAAGCCCAGCCTTTCAAATACGCATTCGGCGGCGAGCCCGAGCCGCGCGACTACGGCCGCACGCTCGCCGACGGCGCCCTGCTCATCCTGCTCGCGTGCTTCGGCCTAGCCGAACGCGGCCACGAAACCACGCCGCAGCTCGCCCAGTTCGCCGGCACCGCGATGCTCATCTACGGCCTCGTGCGCAGCCTCGACAAGCCGATCCACGGCGGACTTGTGTGGGGCGCGGCGATCGGCGTGGTCGGCTTGTCGAGTTCACCGGTGCTGGTGTTCGCGCTCCTGCTCTGCACGCTCGCGATGACGATCATCGTGAAACAGGTGCGCGCGCTGCCGCTCATCATTTACGGGCTGCCGGTCGCGATCGTGCTGATCGCCGCCTGGGTCTTGCCGACGCTGCACTTCTTCCCCGACGACGGCGCATGGTGGCTGCGCCAATGGTGGCGCAACAGCTTCTATTCCTTCTCCGGCACGCCCGGTTCGATCTTCGGCTACGCGATCAAGAACCTGCCGCTCTTCACGTGGCCCGCGTGGCCGCTCGCGATCTGGGCGTTCGTCAGCTGGGGCGGACAGCGCCGTTCGCCGCACGTGGGCGTGCCGCTGTCGATCATCGGACCGCTGCTCCTGCTGCTCGTGCTGCAGGCGCATGAGACCAACCGGCTCTTCATGCTGCTGCTGCCGCCGCTTTCCGTGCTCGCCACCTTCGCGCTGCCGACGCTCAAGCGCGGCGCGATCAACGCGATCGACTGGTTCGCGATGTTGAGCTTCACCATCATCGGCTCGCTGGTGTGGCTCGTGTGGACGGCGGGCATGATCGGCTTTCCCGCGCCCATGGCGCGCAATCTCGCGCGTCTCGTGCCGGGCTTCCATCCCGAGTTCAAGCTGCTCTCGTTCGTATGCGCCGTGGCGGTGACGGTCTGCTGGTTCATGCTCGCGCGCTGGCGGCTCGCGCGCCATCCCAAGGTGCTGTGGCGCAGCGTCGTGCTGTCGAGCGCAGGAACCACGCTGATGTGGGTGCTGCTCATGACGCTATGGCTGCCTGTGGTCAATTACAGCCGGACGTATCGGGATGTCGCCGAGCAGATCGCCGATCATCTGCCGTCCGACTACAACTGCATCTCGCCCGTCCGCCTGGGCGATGCGCAGATCGCCACGTTCGCGTATTTCGGCGGCATGCACTTCGCATTCGACGAAGACTGCGACGTGATCCTGCGTCAGGATCGGTCGGACTACGGTGAGCCGTCGTCGATGTCGGCGTTCGTATGGAAGCTCGTATGGGAAGGCCGGCGCGTCGCCGACCGCGACGAACGCTTCCGCCTGTACGTGCGCATCGAACGTCCCACGCCGCCGGCGAAGAAACCATTGCGCCCCAAGAGCTTGCACCGGGAGCAGTGA
- the rho gene encoding transcription termination factor Rho — translation MHLSELKSQHVSALIEMANGLEIENANRLRKQELMFAILKKRAKAGDTIFGDGTLEVLPDGFGFLRSPETSYLASTDDIYISPSQIRRFNLHTGDTIEGEVRTPKDGERYFALVKVDKVNGQPPEASKHKIMFENLTPLHPNKPLPLEREMRGEENVTGRIIDMISPIGKGQRGLLVASPKSGKTVMLQHIAHAIKQNHPDIVLFVLLIDERPEEVTEMQRSVAGEVIASTFDEPAARHVQVAEMVIEKAKRLVEMKHDVVILLDSITRLARAYNTVVPASGKVLTGGVDANALQRPKRFFGAARNIEEGGSLTIIGTALIETGSRMDDVIYEEFKGTGNMEVHLERRLAEKRVYPSINLNKSGTRREELLIKPDLLQKVWVLRKFIHDMDEVEAMEFLLDKIRQTKNNAEFFDMMRRGGG, via the coding sequence ATGCATTTATCCGAGCTCAAGTCTCAGCACGTGTCTGCACTGATCGAGATGGCCAATGGCCTCGAAATCGAAAATGCGAATCGCCTGCGCAAGCAGGAACTGATGTTCGCAATTCTTAAAAAACGCGCCAAGGCAGGCGACACGATTTTCGGCGACGGCACGCTCGAAGTGCTGCCCGATGGCTTCGGCTTTCTGCGCTCGCCCGAGACCTCGTATCTCGCGAGTACGGACGACATCTACATCAGCCCGTCGCAGATTCGCCGCTTCAATCTCCACACCGGCGACACCATCGAAGGCGAAGTGCGCACGCCGAAAGACGGCGAGCGGTATTTCGCGCTGGTGAAGGTGGACAAAGTCAACGGGCAGCCGCCCGAGGCCTCGAAACACAAGATCATGTTCGAGAACCTCACGCCGCTGCATCCGAACAAGCCGCTGCCGCTCGAACGCGAAATGCGCGGCGAGGAAAACGTCACGGGCCGGATCATCGACATGATCTCGCCGATCGGCAAGGGCCAGCGCGGTCTGCTCGTCGCGTCGCCGAAGTCGGGCAAGACCGTGATGCTTCAGCACATCGCGCATGCGATCAAGCAGAACCATCCGGACATCGTGCTGTTCGTGCTGCTGATCGACGAACGTCCTGAAGAAGTCACGGAAATGCAGCGCTCGGTGGCGGGCGAAGTGATCGCCTCCACGTTCGACGAACCCGCCGCGCGCCACGTGCAAGTGGCCGAAATGGTCATCGAAAAGGCGAAGCGTCTCGTCGAAATGAAGCACGACGTCGTGATTCTGCTCGACTCCATCACGCGTCTCGCGCGCGCCTACAACACGGTCGTGCCCGCGTCGGGCAAGGTGCTGACCGGCGGTGTCGACGCCAACGCGCTGCAGCGTCCGAAGCGCTTCTTCGGCGCCGCGCGCAATATCGAGGAAGGCGGCTCGCTCACGATCATCGGCACGGCGCTTATCGAGACCGGCAGCCGCATGGACGACGTCATCTACGAAGAATTCAAGGGCACCGGCAACATGGAAGTGCACCTCGAGCGCCGTCTCGCGGAAAAGCGCGTCTATCCGTCGATCAACCTGAACAAGTCGGGCACGCGTCGCGAGGAACTGCTTATCAAGCCGGATCTGCTGCAAAAGGTCTGGGTGCTGCGCAAGTTCATCCACGACATGGACGAAGTCGAAGCCATGGAATTCCTGCTCGACAAAATCCGTCAGACGAAGAACAACGCCGAATTCTTCGACATGATGCGCCGCGGCGGAGGCTGA
- a CDS encoding M90 family metallopeptidase gives MANLFSRWFGAQRRERALRKYAIDDALWRSTLDAYPFFGHLSAADLERLRESASLFIAQKAFSGAHELELTDVMLVSIAAQACLPVLNLDLDLYRGWVGVIVYPGEFIIRKTVEDEDGVVHEVEHDASGEAWEGGPVVLSWEDAQMADGSDAYNVVIHEFAHKIDMVTGVADGHPPLFRRWHAPLDSTAWADIFDNAYDQFCARVDAVPERRWARFERESLIDPYAADHPSEFFAVCSEALFVTPQAFEADYPELYRLLARYYRQDPAGVGALDSSDT, from the coding sequence ATGGCCAATCTTTTTTCCCGATGGTTCGGCGCACAACGGCGCGAGCGCGCGCTGCGCAAATACGCGATCGACGACGCCCTGTGGCGCAGTACGCTCGATGCGTATCCGTTCTTCGGCCACCTGAGCGCCGCCGATCTCGAGCGCCTGCGCGAATCCGCGAGTCTTTTCATCGCGCAGAAGGCGTTCTCGGGCGCGCACGAGCTCGAACTGACCGATGTCATGCTCGTCTCCATCGCCGCGCAGGCCTGCCTTCCGGTGCTCAATCTGGACCTCGACCTATATCGCGGCTGGGTCGGCGTGATCGTCTATCCGGGCGAGTTCATCATCAGGAAAACGGTGGAGGACGAGGACGGCGTCGTCCACGAAGTCGAGCACGACGCGAGCGGCGAAGCATGGGAAGGCGGCCCGGTCGTGCTGTCGTGGGAAGACGCGCAGATGGCCGACGGCTCCGACGCCTACAACGTCGTGATCCACGAATTCGCGCACAAGATCGACATGGTGACGGGCGTAGCGGACGGCCATCCACCGCTGTTTCGCCGCTGGCACGCACCGCTCGATTCCACCGCCTGGGCCGATATTTTCGACAACGCCTACGACCAGTTCTGCGCGCGCGTCGACGCCGTGCCGGAGCGGCGCTGGGCGCGTTTCGAGCGCGAATCGCTGATCGATCCTTACGCCGCGGATCATCCGTCCGAGTTCTTCGCCGTGTGCAGCGAGGCGCTGTTCGTCACGCCGCAGGCGTTCGAGGCCGACTATCCCGAGCTTTACCGGCTGCTCGCGCGCTATTACCGGCAGGATCCGGCGGGCGTCGGGGCGCTCGACAGTTCCGACACGTGA